TCGGCATGGATTTAGGAACACTGGTGGCATTATGAATCCCATAATTCGGCACACACGAATATACTGATCTCTTCTTCGTCTTTGTTGATTCTCCTATGGATTCAAGTTTTTCATCCGATTAAGGCCCTTCGAATCTACTTCATGGCGTCTTGACTAGATTCTCACCAGCCATTGTTCTCGTGATGAGTATAGGCGTTCTTGGCACGCTGTCAGGATTTTCTTGCAAAGTAATCTTCACTCTCTGAGCACCGGGACTTAAGGGAGGTTGGACCTTTTCTGGTGGAATCGGGCTGCCATTAACTACTGGATCTATAGAATCTGTCCGTAACGACAACGTATCATCTTTCAGAGAATTTCCATCTTGACCAGTCGTCTCTTCGATTCGTTGATCGTTTTGTGGAGTAATTGCTCGTGGTGGTTTTACTGGTTCTGTACGGTCGGAAATACCGTTCGGAGATCTCGGTATTTCTGCCGTAACTTGGTAGTTATTCGAAATCCTTATCTCATCGTGATCTGTCGTGTCTGCGACCAAAGGTGTGCTTTCCACGCTTCCGTTCGAAGCTATCTTTGGTTGCGTTGAACTTCCCGTTTCCAACAAAGCTTTCTGCATGTCTTTCAGTTCAGTTCCATTTTCAACATCATCacgttttcttcctttcctgcAAAAGTCACCTTTGTAAGCTGCAAATCCTATGAGAGTCGCCAAAACTGCCAATAAAACGGCTAGAACAACGTAAGAACCCATTCCTTTCTTCGATTGTTTCGCTGGGGATACCGTCAATTCGTCATCCGTGTCTTCCTCGTTCACTTTAACTTTGCCTAATTTCGTCATCTCGTTCAACTTGCTGTCGAATAGCTCAACTCCATTAACAGGTGTCGTTACATCAGCTTTAGTACTCATATCAGTAATACCTGGTACTGCTTCGTCGGAATCCTTTTTTGATACACCTACTGCAACCGGATTTGACACAGATTTGTCGACTAAttgttcctcttcttcctcgatACCTTTAGTCGAAGACGCGTCGATAAATTCTTCCTCTTCCAAGTTAGGTTCCTTTTTCGTTTCTAAAGACGTCGTTGATCCCGTAAATATATTGTAGAATCTCTCAAAGAGAGAAACTtccttttcttcgtcgtttGTTTGAGGTTGGTAACTTGTATTCCAGTCACCAGTATCCATGCCTGTTCCAGATCCTTCTCCAGAACCGTCTTCTCCATCGCCTGAACTTTCTGTCGGATAAAATAGACCATCTTGGTAGACTTTCTTCCTCTCCGTTGTCATATCCACCGTAGTAGGATTACTTTTTTCTTCGGAATCGAAAAAGATCTCATCGTCGTTGGTGTTTGTCGTTTTGGTAGCATCTGTTGGTTTGCTAGCATCTGTCGATTC
The Bombus terrestris chromosome 10, iyBomTerr1.2, whole genome shotgun sequence genome window above contains:
- the LOC100646790 gene encoding protein windpipe, yielding MQRILLPLFLTFLSYSGWTSGLCVLENGTIARCHDLEDVKYIDTSSLNLLKASTEKSTLGSNLFVNLTSLRHLDLSGSAIEQIEPKSFRQLTNLRSLNLADNRIEHLELASLDGLNHLHSLNLRKNNLRHLPPALARLKILKHFDVQGNPLECNCATLRVKDLIVKRGVKISKKVLCASPKNVKGTSLFKLDTAIICEFEEQDREMQNDQASTYSEEDYGSGDLFDIEEESMEYSIEASTTETPKEIAVETPFPEIPATTASSSESKTTELQLSTRTTDASESTDASKPTDATKTTNTNDDEIFFDSEEKSNPTTVDMTTERKKVYQDGLFYPTESSGDGEDGSGEGSGTGMDTGDWNTSYQPQTNDEEKEVSLFERFYNIFTGSTTSLETKKEPNLEEEEFIDASSTKGIEEEEEQLVDKSVSNPVAVGVSKKDSDEAVPGITDMSTKADVTTPVNGVELFDSKLNEMTKLGKVKVNEEDTDDELTVSPAKQSKKGMGSYVVLAVLLAVLATLIGFAAYKGDFCRKGRKRDDVENGTELKDMQKALLETGSSTQPKIASNGSVESTPLVADTTDHDEIRISNNYQVTAEIPRSPNGISDRTEPVKPPRAITPQNDQRIEETTGQDGNSLKDDTLSLRTDSIDPVVNGSPIPPEKVQPPLSPGAQRVKITLQENPDSVPRTPILITRTMAGENLVKTP